One window from the genome of Hyperolius riggenbachi isolate aHypRig1 chromosome 6, aHypRig1.pri, whole genome shotgun sequence encodes:
- the LOC137521652 gene encoding GTPase KRas-like, with protein MTEYKLVVVGAGGVGKSALTIQLIQNHFVDEYDPTIEDSYRKQVVIDGETCLLDILDTAGQEEYSAMRDQYMRTGEGFLCVFAINNTKSFEDVHHYREQINRVKDSDDVPMVLVGNKCDLPSRTVDTKQAQELAKSYGIPFIETSAKTRQGVEDAFYTLVREIRKHKEKINNGKKKKSSKRKCVIL; from the exons ATGACTGAATACAAGCTTGTTGTGGTTGGGGCTGGAGGCGTGGGCAAGAGCGCTCTGACCATCCAGCTCATACAGAACCACTTTGTGGATGAGTATGATCCCACCATTGAG GATTCATACCGAAAGCAGGTTGTGATAGATGGTGAAACATGTCTGCTGGACATTCTCGACACTGCAGGTCAAGAGGAGTATAGTGCCATGAGGGATCAGTACATGCGAACTGGAGAAGGCTTTCTGTGTGTTTTTGCTATTAATAACACAAAGTCCTTTGAGGACGTCCACCATTACAG AGAACAGATCAACCGAGTAAAGGACTCCGATGACGTTCCTATGGTATTAGTTGGTAACAAGTGTGATCTCCCGTCACGGACAGTGGACACAAAACAAGCACAAGAGCTAGCAAAGAGTTACGGGATTCCCTTCATAGAGACCTCTGCCAAAACAAGACAG GGAGTTGAAGATGCGTTCTACACCCTTGTCCGTGAAATCCGCAAACACAAAGAGAAGATCAACAACGGGAAAAAGAAGAAATCTTCCAAAAGGAAGTGCGTTATTCTTTAA